A window of the Egibacter rhizosphaerae genome harbors these coding sequences:
- a CDS encoding CHAT domain-containing protein: MTTGGQRTAILADLAAQALDCAREDPEHARDLAGRVLAEAPPDDPASAASRSIAHRALGLAARADHDLDLSLRHFSRAVETAEGAGERVVAARARTSLFGTLAFQGRFEAAFQEAARAAQDVEGVDLARLEFQRATVLVAQGLDLGAALADFNRALPVLRAAGETELVAATLWNRGMLHSYRGDLAVAEADLREAESLHRSSGQPRLAATIQQNLGLVSSQRGDLPAALEWFGKAAAFFDERGEVDPIGLRDRCEALLPARLLAEARASAEQGLARLTRHGYRGYAAETRLLLAHAAILDDDPDTARIEADRAARTFAQQGRPRHRVLASYIAARAAWHQGEHSRGVLGRIRRAADQLEDAGWMAPAQEARLTAGRLALELGHPIIADRELGVAGERRHRGPLEPRVHGWHAEALRRHAAGNRTGARRAIEAGLRLVDAQRDLLGATDLRTHTTVHGAELAQFGLHLALEQQRADRVLMAAERTRAASLATPPTRPPDDERLASALGRLRQTVRDLDRAALAGEGTTDLIQQQTRLEREVADLARQARGTGTGPSGHLSLDALHQRLGDRALVEFVGVGGSLHAVVVVGERATLVPLGSDDPVSRKVVAVRFAARRLTNPRGSEAGRAAAHTAFDHARHELDRLLFDQLRSHVGDRPLVVVPTGSLHALPWGTLPSLDGRPVTVAPSSQLWLRAHESAAAPGTDPPVLAQGPDVPAAADELAAIADHHPNATLRTGADSTAETVLADLDAASLGHLAAHGTFRADNPQFSSLRLADGPLMVYDLERIRQPPPHLVLSACDAGLSDVSAGDELRGLAAALLGLGTRSVIASVIPVGDVETAALMGDVHAELASGREPATALARAQSRTGADGSAPRASGFVCFGAG; this comes from the coding sequence ATGACCACCGGCGGCCAGCGCACTGCGATCCTCGCGGATCTCGCCGCGCAGGCGCTCGACTGCGCGCGCGAGGATCCCGAGCACGCCCGCGACCTCGCCGGACGGGTGCTCGCCGAGGCGCCACCCGACGACCCGGCCAGCGCCGCGTCGCGTTCGATCGCCCACCGGGCGCTGGGCCTCGCCGCCCGGGCCGATCACGACCTCGACCTGTCGTTGCGGCACTTCTCGCGCGCCGTCGAGACCGCCGAGGGGGCGGGTGAACGCGTGGTCGCCGCGCGCGCCCGCACGAGCCTCTTCGGAACCCTGGCCTTCCAGGGCCGCTTCGAGGCGGCCTTCCAGGAGGCCGCGCGCGCCGCGCAGGACGTCGAGGGGGTGGACCTGGCGCGTCTCGAGTTCCAGCGCGCCACCGTCCTGGTGGCCCAGGGTCTCGACCTCGGCGCGGCGCTGGCCGACTTCAACCGGGCGCTGCCGGTGCTGCGCGCCGCCGGCGAGACCGAGCTGGTGGCCGCCACCCTCTGGAACCGCGGCATGCTGCACAGCTACCGCGGTGACCTCGCCGTCGCCGAGGCCGATCTCCGGGAGGCCGAGTCCCTGCACCGCTCGTCGGGACAACCCCGCCTGGCGGCGACCATCCAGCAGAACCTCGGCCTCGTCAGCAGCCAGCGTGGTGACCTGCCCGCCGCGCTCGAATGGTTCGGGAAGGCCGCCGCGTTCTTCGACGAGCGCGGCGAGGTCGACCCCATCGGCCTCCGGGACCGATGCGAGGCGCTGCTACCCGCCCGCCTCCTCGCCGAGGCCCGAGCCTCCGCCGAGCAGGGACTCGCCCGGCTCACCCGCCACGGCTATCGCGGCTATGCCGCGGAGACGCGCCTGCTGCTCGCCCATGCCGCGATCCTCGACGACGATCCCGACACGGCACGGATCGAGGCCGACCGCGCAGCCCGGACCTTCGCCCAGCAGGGCCGGCCCCGCCACCGCGTCCTCGCGAGCTACATCGCCGCCCGCGCCGCGTGGCATCAGGGCGAGCACAGCCGCGGGGTGCTGGGCCGCATCCGGCGGGCCGCCGACCAACTCGAGGACGCCGGATGGATGGCGCCCGCCCAGGAGGCGCGGCTGACCGCGGGACGCCTCGCCCTGGAGCTGGGTCACCCGATCATCGCCGACCGGGAACTCGGCGTGGCCGGCGAACGGCGGCACCGCGGCCCCCTCGAGCCGCGGGTGCACGGCTGGCACGCGGAGGCGCTCCGCCGTCACGCGGCCGGCAACCGGACCGGGGCACGTCGCGCGATCGAGGCGGGCCTGCGCTTGGTGGACGCCCAGCGGGACCTCCTCGGTGCCACCGACCTGCGTACCCACACCACGGTCCACGGTGCCGAGTTGGCACAGTTCGGCCTCCACCTCGCTCTGGAACAGCAGCGCGCGGACCGGGTCCTCATGGCCGCGGAGCGCACGCGCGCCGCGAGCCTCGCGACCCCGCCGACCCGCCCACCCGACGACGAGCGACTGGCGTCAGCCCTGGGTCGGCTGCGTCAGACAGTGCGCGACCTCGACCGGGCCGCGCTCGCCGGCGAGGGCACCACCGACCTCATCCAGCAGCAGACCCGACTCGAACGCGAGGTCGCCGACCTCGCCCGCCAGGCCCGCGGCACCGGGACCGGGCCGTCGGGACACCTGTCGCTGGACGCGCTCCACCAGCGGCTCGGGGACCGCGCGCTGGTGGAGTTCGTGGGGGTCGGCGGGTCGCTGCATGCCGTGGTCGTGGTGGGTGAGCGCGCGACGCTCGTTCCGCTCGGCTCCGACGACCCGGTGAGCCGCAAGGTCGTCGCCGTGCGGTTCGCGGCGCGGCGACTGACGAACCCGCGCGGCTCCGAAGCCGGTCGCGCGGCGGCGCACACGGCGTTCGACCACGCGCGGCACGAGCTCGACCGCCTGCTGTTCGACCAGCTTCGCTCCCACGTCGGCGACCGTCCGCTGGTCGTCGTGCCGACGGGCTCCCTCCACGCCCTGCCGTGGGGCACGCTGCCGTCACTGGACGGTCGGCCGGTCACGGTCGCGCCCTCGTCGCAGCTGTGGCTCCGGGCGCACGAGTCGGCGGCGGCACCTGGCACCGACCCACCCGTGCTCGCGCAAGGGCCGGACGTGCCCGCCGCCGCCGACGAACTCGCCGCGATCGCCGATCACCACCCGAACGCGACCCTGCGGACCGGTGCCGACTCGACGGCCGAGACGGTGCTCGCCGACCTCGATGCGGCCTCGCTGGGGCACCTGGCGGCCCACGGCACGTTCCGCGCCGACAACCCCCAGTTCTCGTCACTGCGCCTCGCCGACGGCCCGCTCATGGTCTACGACCTCGAACGGATTCGGCAGCCACCCCCACACCTCGTGCTGTCGGCCTGTGACGCCGGACTGTCGGACGTCAGCGCCGGCGACGAGCTGCGCGGTCTGGCCGCGGCGCTGCTCGGCCTCGGCACGCGATCGGTCATCGCCTCGGTGATCCCCGTCGGGGACGTTGAGACCGCCGCGTTGATGGGCGACGTGCACGCAGAACTCGCGTCGGGGCGGGAGCCCGCGACCGCCCTCGCACGGGCCCAGTCGCGGACCGGGGCCGACGGATCGGCACCGCGCGCGTCGGGCTTCGTCTGCTTCGGCGCGGGCTAA
- a CDS encoding urease subunit gamma, with product MLLTPHEQERLLLHVAADVARRRQARGVALNRPEAVALLCDVVLEGPRDGRSVADLMEAGRHVLGPDDVMPGVEAMIPEIAVEATFPDGTKLVTVHDPLGAAETHT from the coding sequence GTGCTGCTGACCCCCCACGAGCAGGAGCGACTGCTGCTGCACGTCGCCGCGGACGTCGCCCGCAGACGCCAGGCCCGGGGCGTCGCGCTGAACCGCCCCGAGGCCGTCGCACTGCTCTGCGACGTCGTGCTCGAGGGCCCCCGCGACGGCCGCTCAGTCGCCGACCTCATGGAGGCGGGCCGCCACGTGCTCGGGCCCGACGACGTCATGCCCGGCGTGGAGGCGATGATCCCCGAGATCGCGGTCGAGGCGACCTTCCCGGACGGCACGAAGCTCGTGACCGTCCACGATCCTCTCGGCGCCGCGGAGACCCACACGTGA
- a CDS encoding RNA polymerase sigma factor, with protein MSSTGVEVAAFDDLFERHRDTVHAFLLGRTSDPEAARDLLQEAFLRLWRHLGEVATLEEPRQRAWLITVARNLVIDGYRAEATRTATVANLARDPGVRDGSEPDDTERVALRGQLTRLDAAIARLPEQERVALTMASVAGMTSDEIGEALDRPAGTVRYHLHRARTRLAAELDLDT; from the coding sequence ATGTCGTCGACGGGGGTTGAGGTCGCCGCCTTCGACGACCTCTTCGAGCGGCACCGCGACACCGTGCACGCGTTCCTCCTGGGCCGCACCTCGGATCCGGAGGCCGCTCGCGACCTGCTGCAGGAGGCGTTCCTACGGCTGTGGCGGCACCTCGGCGAAGTCGCGACGCTCGAGGAACCACGCCAGCGGGCCTGGCTCATCACCGTGGCGCGCAACCTCGTCATCGACGGGTACCGCGCCGAGGCCACCCGGACCGCCACGGTCGCCAACCTCGCCCGCGACCCCGGCGTGCGGGACGGCAGCGAGCCCGACGACACCGAGCGCGTAGCCCTGCGCGGGCAGCTCACGCGCCTCGACGCGGCGATCGCGCGCCTGCCGGAGCAGGAGCGTGTGGCCCTGACGATGGCGAGCGTGGCGGGGATGACCAGCGACGAGATCGGCGAGGCACTGGACCGCCCCGCCGGCACGGTGCGCTACCACCTCCACCGTGCGCGCACCCGGCTCGCGGCAGAATTGGACCTGGACACGTGA